From one Henningerozyma blattae CBS 6284 chromosome 1, complete genome genomic stretch:
- the LTP1 gene encoding tyrosine protein phosphatase LTP1 (similar to Saccharomyces cerevisiae LTP1 (YPR073C); ancestral locus Anc_3.371), producing the protein MGINVLFVCLGNICRSPMAEAVFRDVVKKQGLSDKFDLIDSCGTSNFHIGETPDSRSVDICKRNNVPVNHRARQLTEADFNKFDYIIGMDNSNVQDIKHVGKRVNKDSKYRAQVNKFGDWNTKDSGFGDIVDDPYYGGKDGFATNFKQVTYFTNQFLLKEL; encoded by the coding sequence ATGGGTATCAATGTATTGTTTGTCTGTTTGGGTAATATCTGTCGTAGTCCAATGGCAGAAGCTGTCTTTAGGGATGTAGTTAAAAAGCAAGGGTTAAGTGACAAGTTTGACCTCATCGACAGTTGTGGAACAAGTAACTTTCATATTGGAGAAACACCAGACTCTAGGTCTGTAGATATCTGTAAGAGAAATAATGTACCTGTTAACCATAGAGCTAGACAATTAACTGAAGCTGATTTCAACAAGTTTGATTACATTATCGGTATGGACAATAGTAACGTACAAGACATCAAGCATGTTGGTAAGAGGGTCAATAAAGATTCTAAGTATAGGGCTCAAGTAAATAAGTTTGGTGATTGGAATACTAAAGATAGTGGGTTTGGTGATATTGTCGACGACCCATATTATGGTGGTAAAGATGGTTTTGCCACCAATTTCAAACAAGTCACATACTTCACAAACCAGTTTCTTTTGAAGGAATTGTAA